Proteins encoded within one genomic window of Glycine soja cultivar W05 chromosome 1, ASM419377v2, whole genome shotgun sequence:
- the LOC114423278 gene encoding uncharacterized protein LOC114423278 — protein sequence MGRRNNEPNSILSHRLILPLVCFASCGLVYAFLSAVLTNSRNRVSEFGRLVEDGVAAENDRGCCRGIENLELWGAAVKWGSEFKFNSSEGCCNACKSMCSGKDGPCLCDTWVFCGDRKACGSKFGECWLKKQKDSLAPERQEGTPPGEVIGWTSGLIFGKGEGIIGLETEYGTLHIKLLPDCAPHSVAYILELLALHHCAGCRFYRAESRGQSWDSEGNHIENAAFGPPYALIQGTLEAQGTAFNKLPVEDCPTLKRGSVAWIGSGPEFFISLADHSEWKNEYTVFGSVLPEDMHFAEKITTLPTIPDVWNNVNVTVLEKPVPLLLRRIQKSHLDEM from the exons ATGGGTCGGAGGAACAATGAACCAAACTCCATTCTCTCACACCGTTTGATCCTTCCCTTGGTGTGTTTCGCTTCGTGCGGTTTGGTCTACGCGTTCCTCTCTGCGGTGCTCACAAACAGCAGAAACAGAGTTTCAGAGTTTGGGAGGCTAGTTGAAGATGGTGTGGCGGCGGAGAATGATAGAGGGTGCTGTAGGGGGATTGAAAATTTGGAGCTTTGGGGTGCAGCAGTGAAGTGGGGTTCTGAGTTTAAATTCAACAGTTCTGAAGGGTGTTGCAACGCCTGCAAATCCATGTGTTCTGGGAAAGATGGGCCTTGTCTTTGTGATACTTGGGTCTTTTGTGGGGATCGCAAGGCCTGTGGATCCAAGTTTGGTGAG TGTTGGTTGAAGAAACAGAAGGACAGCTTAGCACCTGAACGGCAAGAAGGAACGCCTCCGGGGGAAGTGATTGGTTGGACTTCTGGTCTTATCTTTGGGAAAGGAGAG GGTATTATTGGACTGGAAACTGAATATGGAACTCTTCATATTAAA CTTTTACCTGACTGTGCCCCACACTCTGTTGCCTACATTCTAGAATTGTTAGCTTTGCATCATTGTGCTGGCTGCCGATTTTACCGTGCAGAGAGTCGAGGCCAATCATGGGATTCAGAAGGAAACCATATAGAAAAT GCTGCTTTTGGTCCCCCTTATGCATTAATTCAAGGGACACTGGAAGCACAAGGCACAGCATTCAATAAACTTCCGGTGGAAGATTGTCCAACCCTTAAAAGGGGTTCAGTTGCTTGGATTGGTTCTGGCCCTGAGTTCTTCATTAGCCTAGCTGATCATTCTGAGTGGAAAAATGAATACACTGTCTTTGGTTCTGTTCTTCCAGAAGACATGCATTTTGCTGAGAAAATTACTACACTCCCTACAATACCTGATGTGTGGAACAATGTTAACGTGACTGTTTTGGAAAAACCTGTTCCCTTGTTGCTTCGAAGAATCCAGAAAAGTCACCTAGATGAAATGTGA